A genome region from Terriglobales bacterium includes the following:
- a CDS encoding NAD-dependent epimerase/dehydratase family protein, which yields MNLNFAAIILGGTGQVGGAAVAELLAIPECREVVMVTRKPIAARSRVRNVVLDTVAADFAERTAALAREVLSQGPVSAVSCVGVGSGSRRWSEEELKRLELGVVGEFARGCHYAGIAQFCLLSAAGSTARSRFRYVRVMGMKEDTVRNIGFTRLAIFRPGIIVGNAHTPAWVGLLGSLVPGPFGNIDQRILGRSIAAEIALHSREAGEVIRENAAMKKLATQFNSVTLGFLREV from the coding sequence ATGAATCTGAACTTCGCCGCAATTATCCTCGGTGGTACTGGGCAAGTCGGTGGTGCAGCGGTCGCGGAGCTGCTAGCAATTCCGGAATGCCGGGAAGTGGTGATGGTCACCAGAAAGCCCATTGCGGCGCGATCGCGGGTGCGCAACGTCGTTCTCGATACCGTCGCTGCTGACTTTGCCGAGCGCACTGCCGCCCTTGCCCGCGAAGTCTTAAGCCAAGGTCCCGTCAGCGCCGTGAGCTGTGTGGGTGTCGGTTCTGGATCGAGGCGCTGGAGCGAAGAAGAATTGAAACGACTTGAACTCGGCGTCGTCGGCGAATTTGCGCGTGGCTGCCACTACGCCGGAATCGCCCAGTTTTGCCTGCTTTCTGCGGCAGGAAGCACAGCCCGCAGCCGGTTTCGATATGTCCGCGTAATGGGCATGAAGGAAGACACCGTGCGCAACATCGGTTTTACCCGCCTCGCCATCTTTCGCCCCGGCATCATTGTAGGCAACGCTCATACCCCGGCCTGGGTCGGTTTGTTGGGAAGCCTCGTGCCTGGGCCGTTCGGCAATATCGATCAGCGAATTCTCGGTCGCTCAATCGCCGCGGAGATAGCTTTGCACAGTCGAGAGGCCGGCGAAGTTATCCGCGAAAATGCCGCAATGAAAAAACTCGCTACACAGTTCAATAGCGTGACTTTGGGATTTTTACGTGAGGTCTAG
- a CDS encoding succinate dehydrogenase cytochrome b558 subunit, giving the protein MASSPAGVSSPPASSKDVPKIHAGVAPLRTGQGSSYFWRRLHSLSGIIPVGAFLLEHILFSNAMAINGPQAYARQVRFLGSLPLVVMLEAFGIWLPITFHGLYGFYIWYRGETNVISYPWQGNWMYTLQRWTGAIIFAYIAWHVWHLRFTGVDLHQTPGASFGKVQLELAQPALLAFYIVGLLCAAWHFSYGVWLFCAKWGITVGEKARQRFLVVCMLLFLTISGVGLMSIRSFITHPQQPVEGPAAESVETGH; this is encoded by the coding sequence ATGGCATCAAGTCCCGCCGGCGTATCTTCTCCACCAGCTTCCAGCAAGGACGTTCCCAAAATCCACGCTGGAGTTGCCCCTTTGCGGACGGGCCAAGGCAGCTCTTATTTCTGGCGGCGCCTGCATTCTTTGAGTGGAATTATCCCGGTCGGCGCATTTTTGCTCGAACATATTTTGTTTTCCAACGCCATGGCCATCAATGGTCCCCAGGCCTATGCCCGCCAGGTAAGGTTCCTGGGCAGTTTGCCGCTGGTGGTTATGCTCGAAGCCTTCGGCATCTGGTTGCCGATTACTTTCCATGGGCTCTACGGTTTCTACATCTGGTATCGCGGTGAAACTAACGTCATCAGCTATCCCTGGCAGGGCAACTGGATGTACACGCTGCAGCGCTGGACCGGTGCAATAATTTTTGCTTACATCGCATGGCATGTCTGGCACCTGCGCTTCACCGGTGTGGATCTTCACCAGACCCCCGGCGCGTCTTTCGGGAAAGTGCAGCTCGAGCTGGCGCAGCCTGCTCTACTCGCCTTTTACATAGTAGGACTACTCTGCGCCGCCTGGCATTTTTCTTATGGCGTGTGGCTTTTCTGCGCCAAGTGGGGCATCACCGTGGGAGAAAAGGCGCGGCAGCGTTTCCTGGTGGTTTGTATGCTGTTGTTTCTAACCATCTCGGGCGTGGGATTGATGAGCATTCGCAGTTTTATTACACATCCTCAGCAACCGGTTGAAGGACCTGCTGCTGAATCCGTAGAAACGGGCCATTGA